The Blastopirellula retiformator genome includes a region encoding these proteins:
- a CDS encoding TlpA family protein disulfide reductase has product MSFLMHRLRASLFAVATLATPVWALSHVTLAAEAPAVEPAVAVDFDPAASTNVDALAAHLDTVRREMGELQGTAKEQKMAFIKLMRELSVTCQRIIDLDGTGLPRKKAHTFKIVSHCAIAGATGDDADKAAFDAAVDEGLAINDSGTVTVTIFHMLDDHVRATMHGKQRDLDQMLADAQKKIDMTQPGLPGLVAAKVIAPYFVGANRPEGLKMLETAIALNADSNNPEVQQLRDKVEGLYRRSTIIGKPLELSGTMLDGSELDWSAYRGKVVLVDFFATWCGPCRAEMPHVLEMYEKYQDHGFEVLGISLDDSRENAESYVAEMKLPWKTMFPVEEADRGWNHPLVTYLGIDAIPQAILVDQDGNVINLNARGDKLTSELQRLLAPAPVAPLTSEEKS; this is encoded by the coding sequence ATGTCCTTTTTGATGCACCGCTTGCGTGCTTCGTTGTTCGCCGTCGCGACCCTCGCGACCCCGGTTTGGGCTCTGTCTCACGTCACGTTGGCCGCCGAAGCGCCGGCCGTCGAACCAGCGGTCGCCGTTGATTTTGATCCGGCCGCTTCGACCAACGTCGACGCGCTTGCCGCTCACTTGGATACCGTCCGCCGTGAAATGGGGGAACTGCAAGGAACTGCCAAAGAGCAGAAAATGGCGTTCATCAAATTGATGCGTGAATTGAGCGTGACTTGCCAACGCATTATTGATCTCGATGGAACCGGCCTCCCGCGAAAAAAAGCGCATACCTTCAAGATCGTCTCGCATTGCGCGATCGCCGGCGCCACTGGCGACGACGCCGACAAAGCCGCCTTCGACGCAGCGGTCGACGAAGGCCTGGCCATTAACGACTCCGGCACGGTAACGGTCACCATTTTCCACATGCTGGATGACCACGTTCGGGCCACGATGCACGGCAAGCAACGCGATCTCGATCAGATGCTGGCCGACGCTCAGAAGAAAATTGACATGACCCAACCCGGCCTCCCTGGACTGGTCGCTGCGAAGGTGATTGCTCCCTACTTTGTCGGCGCCAATCGTCCTGAAGGGCTGAAGATGCTCGAGACCGCGATCGCGCTGAACGCCGATTCCAACAATCCAGAAGTTCAACAGCTGCGAGACAAGGTGGAAGGACTCTACCGTCGTTCGACGATCATCGGCAAGCCGCTCGAACTGAGCGGCACGATGCTGGACGGGTCGGAACTCGACTGGTCCGCCTATCGCGGCAAGGTCGTGCTGGTCGACTTCTTCGCCACCTGGTGCGGTCCGTGCCGCGCTGAGATGCCGCATGTGCTGGAGATGTACGAGAAGTACCAAGACCACGGGTTTGAAGTCCTGGGGATCTCGCTCGATGATTCTCGCGAGAACGCCGAAAGCTACGTCGCCGAAATGAAGCTCCCCTGGAAAACGATGTTCCCGGTCGAAGAAGCCGATCGCGGTTGGAATCACCCGCTGGTCACTTACCTGGGCATCGACGCCATCCCGCAAGCGATCCTGGTTGACCAAGACGGCAACGTCATCAACCTGAACGCCCGCGGCGACAAGCTGACCAGCGAGCTGCAGCGACTACTCGCCCCGGCCCCCGTCGCGCCGCTAACGTCGGAAGAAAAATCGTAA
- a CDS encoding phosphoribosyl-ATP diphosphatase, with amino-acid sequence MAPNESHILAQLMAVIEDRKANPPEKSYTTKLFAGGVDKIGGKIMEEAAETVEAAGEPGEEGKDHLIYEAGDLIYHLFVLLCHKEITLPEVEQELARRFGVSGIDEKASRKTND; translated from the coding sequence GTGGCGCCCAACGAATCCCACATTCTCGCTCAATTGATGGCGGTGATCGAGGACCGTAAGGCCAATCCGCCTGAAAAATCGTACACGACCAAGCTGTTTGCCGGCGGAGTCGACAAAATCGGCGGCAAAATCATGGAAGAGGCGGCCGAAACGGTCGAAGCGGCCGGCGAACCTGGCGAAGAGGGTAAGGATCACCTCATCTACGAGGCAGGCGACCTGATTTATCACCTGTTCGTGCTGCTTTGCCACAAAGAGATTACGCTGCCCGAAGTGGAGCAAGAGTTGGCTCGCCGCTTCGGCGTTTCGGGCATCGACGAAAAAGCGTCGCGGAAGACGAACGACTAA
- the miaA gene encoding tRNA (adenosine(37)-N6)-dimethylallyltransferase MiaA, protein MNASADVDFLDCWFLTGPTAGGKSAIGLQLAQQINAEILSLDSMALFRGMDIGTAKPSPAEQAIVPHHLIDVLDPTEDSSVANYLELAAAAVCDIQSRGKQALFVGGTPLYLKGLLRGLTSGPAPDPEFRRMVEEEVAAVGAEALHRRLKQVDPLSAAKINPNDVRRMIRALEVYKSTGQPISHLQNDFDEGRDAEDCRVFALDWPRAELHDRINRRVDQMFADGLVAEVELLLQWEAPLSDTALQAVGYREVINCLEGKCTLDVAIEKVKTRTRQFAKRQCTWFRSLSECRIVPLTGDLDAHQIAQQIADAGAA, encoded by the coding sequence ATGAACGCTTCCGCAGATGTTGATTTTCTCGATTGTTGGTTTTTAACCGGTCCTACGGCTGGGGGGAAATCGGCGATCGGGCTGCAATTGGCCCAGCAAATCAACGCCGAAATCCTCTCGCTCGACTCGATGGCCCTCTTCCGCGGCATGGATATCGGCACCGCCAAGCCAAGCCCGGCCGAGCAGGCGATCGTGCCGCATCACCTGATCGACGTCCTCGATCCGACCGAAGACTCCAGCGTCGCCAACTACCTGGAACTGGCCGCCGCCGCCGTCTGCGACATCCAGAGCCGCGGCAAGCAGGCGTTGTTCGTCGGCGGTACGCCGCTCTATCTGAAAGGGCTCCTCCGCGGGCTCACCTCCGGTCCGGCGCCCGATCCCGAGTTCCGCCGCATGGTCGAAGAGGAAGTCGCCGCCGTTGGCGCCGAAGCATTGCATCGACGCTTAAAGCAGGTCGATCCCCTCTCCGCCGCCAAAATCAACCCGAACGACGTTCGCCGGATGATCCGCGCTTTGGAAGTCTACAAGTCGACCGGCCAACCGATCAGCCATCTGCAGAACGACTTTGACGAAGGCCGCGACGCCGAAGACTGCCGCGTCTTCGCCCTCGATTGGCCCCGAGCCGAACTGCACGACCGCATCAACCGCCGCGTCGATCAAATGTTCGCCGATGGCCTGGTCGCCGAAGTTGAATTGCTGCTGCAGTGGGAAGCCCCTTTGAGCGACACCGCCCTGCAGGCAGTCGGCTATCGCGAAGTGATCAATTGCCTGGAAGGCAAATGCACTCTGGACGTGGCGATTGAAAAGGTGAAAACCCGCACCCGGCAATTCGCCAAACGCCAATGCACCTGGTTCCGCAGCCTCAGCGAATGCCGCATTGTGCCGCTAACCGGCGATTTAGACGCCCATCAAATTGCCCAACAAATCGCCGACGCCGGGGCGGCGTGA
- a CDS encoding sulfatase, which produces MQYFKTPRLAVVLLLLLSHTIARADEPAAKRPNVLFIAVDDLRVQLGCYGDSLVQTPNLDRLSKRSMLFEQAYCQQALCNPSRTSLMTGRYPDSLGVWDLPTHFRQVEPSLVTLPQHFKQHGYFTRDIGKIYHNYRQAIDNDPQSWSTPSIFDIGAHSQDWYVEGQPFELHKVPKGPSFQRVDVPDEAYLDGRIAAAAVAELKRQAKLDQPFFLAVGFWKPHLPFNAPQKYWDLYDPEEIAAQLHKQPHGDAPDIARHDNRELRGYANIPKQGEISADAKVRLHHGYNAAISFVDAQIGKVLDALEATGQADNTIVVFWSDHGFHLGEHDLWAKTTNFELDAHVPLLIADPRSKSPGQRTAALVELVDLYPTLVDLCGLSSATKLDGQSLRPILADPTATIRQSALTQHPRPAYYQGKPEVMGYSIRTANYRYTEWRQFASGEVAAVELYDERNDPGELRNLAGEDSQAERLAELAEALAERIATSP; this is translated from the coding sequence ATGCAATACTTCAAGACTCCCCGACTCGCGGTTGTTCTTCTCCTTCTGCTATCCCATACGATCGCCCGCGCGGACGAACCAGCGGCCAAACGTCCCAACGTCCTCTTCATCGCCGTCGACGACCTCCGCGTGCAACTCGGCTGCTACGGCGACTCACTCGTCCAAACGCCCAACCTCGATCGACTATCGAAGCGGAGCATGCTGTTCGAGCAGGCTTACTGCCAGCAGGCGCTTTGCAATCCTTCGCGAACGTCGCTGATGACCGGGCGCTATCCCGATTCGCTCGGCGTTTGGGATTTGCCGACCCATTTTCGCCAGGTCGAGCCGAGCCTGGTAACGCTGCCGCAGCACTTCAAGCAACACGGTTACTTCACCCGCGACATTGGCAAGATCTATCACAACTACCGCCAGGCGATCGACAACGATCCGCAGTCATGGTCGACGCCGTCGATCTTCGATATCGGCGCCCATTCGCAAGACTGGTACGTTGAGGGGCAACCGTTCGAGCTGCACAAGGTTCCCAAAGGCCCGTCGTTCCAGCGCGTTGATGTGCCGGACGAAGCCTATCTGGACGGACGAATTGCCGCCGCCGCGGTCGCCGAGCTAAAGCGACAAGCCAAGCTCGACCAGCCCTTCTTTTTGGCCGTCGGTTTCTGGAAACCGCACCTCCCCTTCAATGCCCCGCAGAAATATTGGGACCTGTACGATCCAGAAGAGATCGCGGCGCAACTCCACAAACAACCACACGGCGACGCCCCCGACATCGCCCGGCATGACAACCGCGAACTGCGGGGCTACGCCAACATTCCCAAGCAAGGCGAAATCTCCGCCGACGCGAAGGTGCGTCTGCACCATGGCTATAACGCCGCGATCAGCTTCGTCGACGCCCAGATCGGCAAGGTCCTAGACGCTTTGGAAGCGACCGGCCAGGCCGACAACACGATCGTCGTCTTCTGGTCCGATCACGGCTTTCACTTGGGCGAACATGACCTGTGGGCCAAGACGACCAACTTCGAGCTCGACGCCCACGTGCCGCTGTTGATTGCCGACCCGCGCAGCAAGTCGCCCGGTCAGCGAACCGCCGCCCTGGTCGAACTGGTCGACCTCTACCCCACCCTGGTCGACCTGTGCGGGCTCTCTTCGGCCACCAAGCTCGACGGCCAAAGCCTTCGCCCGATCCTCGCAGATCCCACCGCCACGATCCGCCAGTCCGCCCTCACCCAACACCCGCGGCCCGCCTATTACCAAGGGAAGCCAGAGGTAATGGGCTACTCAATCCGGACCGCCAACTATCGGTACACCGAGTGGCGCCAGTTTGCCTCCGGCGAAGTGGCGGCGGTGGAGTTGTATGACGAGCGGAATGATCCGGGCGAGCTGCGGAACTTGGCGGGAGAGGATTCGCAGGCGGAGCGTTTGGCGGAATTGGCGGAGGCGCTTGCGGAGCGAATCGCGACCTCACCATAG
- the hisG gene encoding ATP phosphoribosyltransferase, producing MENLRIGVPSKGRLAELATDLLKDAGLSFRRQDRSLFALVKDAPVEITFLRTDDIPVLCAEGAIDMGITGSDLVAEAGVELVERLALGVGNCRLAVCVPESSAIKTAADLDGARIATSFPHVTEKYLAEHGAKAHMVTLSGSVEVMISLGVADAIVDLVETGSTLAANRLRILDEIGRYETILIQNHNPRHAEMADRVVRRLEGVVIARSYSLLEYNIPRTKLAEAEKIAPGFNSPTVSALEDADWCAVRVMVPRKQVIPAMEQLEAIGASAILETQIANCRL from the coding sequence ATGGAAAACCTTCGTATCGGCGTTCCCAGCAAAGGACGTCTGGCCGAGTTGGCCACTGACCTGTTGAAAGACGCCGGCCTCAGCTTCCGTCGCCAGGACCGCAGCTTGTTTGCCCTGGTCAAAGACGCCCCGGTCGAGATCACCTTTCTGCGGACCGACGACATTCCGGTGTTGTGCGCCGAAGGGGCGATCGACATGGGGATCACCGGCAGCGACCTGGTCGCTGAAGCCGGAGTCGAACTGGTTGAGCGTTTGGCCCTGGGCGTCGGCAATTGCCGCCTGGCGGTTTGCGTGCCTGAAAGCAGCGCGATCAAAACGGCCGCCGACCTGGATGGCGCCCGGATCGCGACCAGCTTTCCGCATGTGACCGAAAAGTACCTGGCCGAGCATGGCGCCAAAGCGCACATGGTAACGCTGTCGGGGAGCGTCGAAGTGATGATCTCGCTCGGCGTGGCCGACGCGATCGTTGACCTGGTCGAAACCGGCAGCACGCTGGCCGCCAATCGCCTGCGAATCTTGGACGAGATCGGCCGCTACGAAACGATCCTGATTCAGAACCATAATCCGCGACACGCCGAGATGGCCGACCGGGTTGTTCGCCGCCTGGAAGGGGTCGTGATCGCCCGCAGCTACTCGCTGCTGGAATACAACATCCCCCGCACGAAGCTGGCCGAGGCCGAGAAGATCGCCCCTGGCTTTAACTCGCCGACGGTCAGCGCCCTGGAAGACGCCGATTGGTGCGCGGTCCGCGTGATGGTTCCTCGCAAGCAGGTCATCCCGGCGATGGAACAGTTGGAAGCGATCGGCGCTTCGGCGATTCTGGAAACGCAGATCGCCAACTGCCGCCTGTAA
- a CDS encoding AI-2E family transporter, translating into MTSPKMFSFWALLAIVAVAAFFTYQVMSIFLVPMFLAAILVVIFRPLHDWMLQKLKGRNALAAGATTLVILLIVLVPMIGIFSMAIKETIDLVRSDDQPKVEVRLDRLRNRLGLTIPNPPLYHQIVEEIDNLIETPPTGRSADAATALITQLRDDLNNYREDLGEATIQEIEAGGDAELENHDQLIADARAGKIEQIAVDLEQDPQLGTMSADAFSRWRTMSEAIDIANAQLGEILDAVKNEQLTPGDLIFASRMEDVRAALRRQTVAYLGGQPMATLRLYANPGDREASRFQAVAIDRLETYVLPVTGAGTKFVGGLVLGIGILILSLYYFFYDGPALISAAMRLSPLDDEYERQLIEEFSRVSRAVVLATLLSAVAQGILAGIGFWFCGLESVFLLMFLTMTLAMVPFAGAASVWVPVSIWLIVAEEKMAAGIGLAIYGVAVISLVDNIIKPFVLHGQSKLHPLLALLSVLGGVSALGPIGILVGPMLVAFMQVLLNMLRGELVKMGEAESLKDTNLRKSS; encoded by the coding sequence ATGACTTCGCCGAAAATGTTCTCCTTCTGGGCGCTGCTGGCCATTGTGGCGGTCGCCGCCTTTTTTACCTACCAGGTAATGTCGATCTTTCTAGTGCCGATGTTCCTGGCGGCGATCCTGGTGGTGATTTTTCGGCCGCTGCATGACTGGATGCTGCAAAAGCTGAAAGGCCGCAACGCCCTGGCCGCCGGAGCGACGACGCTGGTCATCTTGCTGATCGTGCTGGTCCCGATGATCGGCATTTTCTCAATGGCGATCAAAGAAACGATCGACCTGGTCCGCAGCGACGACCAGCCCAAAGTCGAGGTCCGGCTCGATCGGCTGCGGAATCGGCTAGGCCTGACAATCCCCAATCCGCCCCTTTACCATCAGATTGTCGAGGAGATCGACAACCTGATCGAAACGCCCCCGACCGGGCGATCGGCCGATGCGGCGACCGCGCTGATCACGCAATTACGGGACGATCTCAATAACTATCGGGAAGATCTCGGCGAGGCGACGATCCAGGAGATCGAAGCGGGAGGCGACGCCGAACTCGAAAACCACGATCAGCTGATCGCCGACGCCCGGGCAGGAAAGATCGAACAGATCGCTGTCGACCTAGAGCAAGATCCTCAGTTGGGGACCATGTCGGCAGACGCGTTTTCTCGCTGGCGGACGATGTCGGAAGCGATCGATATCGCCAACGCCCAATTGGGCGAGATCCTCGATGCGGTCAAGAACGAACAGCTCACCCCGGGCGATCTAATTTTCGCCTCGCGGATGGAAGATGTCCGCGCCGCGCTCCGCCGCCAGACCGTCGCCTATCTGGGCGGGCAGCCGATGGCCACCTTGCGGCTCTACGCAAACCCGGGCGATCGCGAGGCGTCGCGCTTCCAGGCCGTCGCCATCGATCGCCTAGAGACCTACGTTCTGCCGGTCACCGGCGCCGGAACCAAGTTTGTCGGCGGCCTAGTGCTGGGGATCGGCATCTTGATCCTTAGCTTGTACTACTTCTTCTACGACGGGCCGGCGCTGATCAGCGCCGCGATGCGACTTTCGCCGCTCGATGATGAATACGAACGCCAGCTGATCGAAGAGTTCAGCCGCGTCTCTCGCGCCGTCGTGCTGGCGACGCTGCTATCGGCAGTCGCGCAAGGAATTTTGGCCGGCATTGGCTTTTGGTTCTGCGGGCTCGAATCGGTCTTCTTGCTGATGTTCCTCACCATGACGCTGGCGATGGTGCCGTTTGCTGGCGCCGCATCGGTTTGGGTGCCGGTCAGCATTTGGCTGATCGTCGCCGAGGAAAAAATGGCCGCCGGCATAGGCTTGGCAATCTACGGGGTTGCGGTCATTTCGCTGGTCGACAACATCATCAAGCCGTTCGTTTTGCATGGTCAATCGAAGTTACACCCGCTGCTGGCGCTGCTATCGGTGCTCGGCGGCGTGTCGGCGCTGGGGCCGATCGGCATCTTGGTCGGACCGATGTTGGTCGCATTTATGCAAGTCTTGTTGAACATGTTGCGCGGAGAACTCGTAAAAATGGGCGAGGCGGAGTCGCTCAAGGATACAAACTTGAGGAAATCCTCTTAA
- a CDS encoding alpha/beta hydrolase yields MVRFIILVLMTCSLCVTSAYAQFNIRSTPPPDAVFGEPDENGARLVTFTTYSSTAPVVGIVSPDLFPDTNQGLGEKMNQVEQHRFMTILGPIPPGVYRYRYTCDDAGRWRQLRFPDATPVDLRDIPHGVVAGINYYSPYQQSFAQFHIYTPPGYEWNDKAYPVLYILCDRSESSETWGQLSRVNLLLDNLIDAGQAQPMFLVVCPAPEVRFTEDDEFRDEIRRYLERNYRVLPGAEQRAVFGSAIVDRAFKEFGSFGYIANIDAPTTYFPFRDPERELPTWQQHHQHHQRHLNDEERRKKVRLIWFGYPHGDEHAAKADQLALLLTQHHFPVEVYRSNKTNRWQDRRDYLIELLPKLFQPDPEN; encoded by the coding sequence ATGGTTCGGTTCATCATCCTCGTACTGATGACATGCTCACTATGCGTGACTTCCGCTTACGCCCAGTTCAACATCAGATCTACCCCGCCGCCAGACGCCGTTTTTGGTGAGCCAGATGAAAATGGCGCTCGACTAGTCACCTTCACCACCTATTCCAGTACGGCTCCGGTCGTTGGAATTGTTAGCCCCGATCTTTTTCCTGACACCAACCAGGGACTCGGCGAGAAGATGAATCAAGTTGAGCAGCATCGCTTCATGACCATCCTCGGTCCAATACCCCCTGGCGTCTATCGTTATCGCTACACTTGCGACGACGCCGGCCGATGGCGTCAGCTCCGTTTTCCCGATGCGACGCCGGTCGACTTGCGCGACATTCCGCATGGCGTCGTCGCCGGCATCAATTACTACAGCCCATATCAGCAGTCGTTCGCCCAGTTTCATATCTACACGCCCCCGGGTTATGAGTGGAACGACAAAGCGTATCCAGTGCTCTACATCCTCTGTGATCGCAGCGAGTCGAGCGAAACCTGGGGGCAACTCAGCCGCGTGAATTTACTGCTCGACAATCTGATTGACGCCGGCCAGGCACAGCCCATGTTCCTGGTCGTCTGCCCAGCCCCAGAAGTTCGCTTTACCGAAGACGATGAATTTCGCGACGAAATCCGGCGATATTTAGAGCGCAACTATCGCGTGCTTCCTGGTGCCGAGCAGCGAGCTGTCTTTGGCAGCGCGATCGTCGACCGTGCTTTCAAGGAATTCGGCAGCTTCGGCTACATCGCCAATATCGACGCCCCCACCACCTACTTTCCCTTCCGCGATCCCGAGCGCGAACTCCCCACCTGGCAGCAGCATCACCAGCATCACCAGCGTCACCTGAACGACGAAGAGCGCCGAAAAAAGGTGCGGCTCATTTGGTTCGGCTATCCTCACGGCGACGAACACGCCGCCAAAGCCGACCAGCTTGCGCTCCTGCTGACGCAGCACCACTTCCCAGTCGAAGTCTATCGATCCAACAAAACCAACCGCTGGCAAGACCGCCGCGACTATCTGATCGAGCTGTTGCCGAAGTTGTTTCAGCCGGATCCCGAGAACTAG
- a CDS encoding protein-disulfide reductase DsbD family protein, with translation MTSKLVSRLTIFAALLLLTTLVSLPLTSSVHAQGFDPFAGLDGLDGGMAGSDPNLSVTGKFFVDPSKKFGKLEVTASVDNGWYLYSITQKPGGPLPSKLTLTPNPAVTAIGTFSTDQKPKIVPPDAIMPVAQEKHYHSVTWTAPIALADGVDPSALTLELKYSGQTCSDAGTCVPQRATLEAKFAGEEKVNVPAGFGAAATPAPVAAMGSYKITGKPGNYETPAGHSIVSGYVAPKAVEPGDKVLVTLTVKVTDHYHVYAYDTEDPLIYKPTIMGLGKETPWKMTTPTTKNPVVVKELIPGESPLKYHEGDTIWTFEVLVPKDAAPGEHPIVGYLGYQTCTEATCDRPHGVKFEAVVNVGAATDVGTTELAFSETPYNSAADAAAGNEVVAVAETPQPTAPPSDGDGGRWQVVNSEKITSIYMAMFLALIGGGLLNFMPCVLPVVGLKIMAFAHQGGEHRARVLGLNVVYTLGLLSVFWALALLAIGAHVLGESAGGDATAQGWGSQFGNPWFSIPLLSLVFVMALSFLGVWELQIPGFVGGSTAGELTSREGYSGAFFKGIFTTLLATPCSGPFLGPVFGFTLASEPYVTFLVFTCIGLGMASPYLLIAAFPSMIRFLPKPGAWMETFKNLMGFVLLGTVVYMLTIVDKDYFLPTLALLVFLGVSCWILQLTPPASEFGTSMKYWGAAIAVAVVGAYGSFTLLVHGETEIAWQYVAESEYATIEDDLISLQQSGQTVMVDFTATWCPNCKYNFASAIDTEEVAAVVSANSIVPKIIDYTNEDPPLKALLNGLGYNSIPMFAVFPANRPGEVYVLSDVITKQDVIKVLQEAGPSSATAAASESSPTAKTAMAGH, from the coding sequence ATGACTTCGAAGCTTGTATCGCGACTGACGATTTTCGCCGCGCTCTTGTTGCTGACGACGCTCGTTTCGCTTCCTCTCACTTCCTCCGTTCATGCGCAAGGCTTTGATCCGTTCGCCGGGCTGGATGGTCTCGACGGCGGCATGGCCGGCAGCGACCCCAACCTGTCGGTGACCGGCAAGTTCTTTGTCGATCCGTCGAAGAAGTTTGGCAAGTTGGAAGTGACCGCGTCGGTCGACAACGGTTGGTACCTCTACTCGATCACGCAGAAGCCGGGTGGGCCGTTGCCGTCGAAGTTGACGCTGACGCCCAATCCGGCCGTTACGGCGATCGGTACGTTCTCGACCGATCAGAAGCCGAAGATCGTGCCGCCCGACGCCATCATGCCGGTCGCGCAAGAGAAGCACTATCACTCGGTCACTTGGACGGCGCCGATCGCGCTGGCCGACGGAGTCGATCCCAGCGCTCTGACGCTGGAATTGAAATACTCGGGACAGACCTGCTCTGACGCGGGGACGTGCGTGCCGCAGCGAGCGACGCTCGAAGCGAAGTTCGCCGGCGAAGAAAAGGTCAACGTGCCGGCTGGCTTTGGCGCTGCGGCGACGCCGGCGCCGGTCGCGGCGATGGGCAGTTACAAAATTACCGGCAAGCCAGGCAACTACGAAACGCCGGCCGGTCACTCGATCGTCAGCGGCTATGTCGCCCCCAAGGCGGTTGAGCCGGGCGACAAGGTGCTGGTGACGTTGACGGTCAAGGTGACCGATCACTATCACGTCTACGCCTACGACACCGAAGACCCGCTGATCTACAAACCGACGATCATGGGTCTCGGCAAAGAGACCCCGTGGAAGATGACTACGCCTACGACCAAGAATCCGGTCGTCGTCAAAGAGTTGATCCCCGGCGAATCGCCGCTGAAGTATCACGAAGGGGACACCATCTGGACGTTTGAAGTCTTGGTGCCCAAGGACGCCGCCCCCGGCGAGCATCCGATCGTCGGCTATCTCGGCTATCAAACCTGCACCGAAGCGACCTGTGATCGTCCGCATGGCGTGAAGTTTGAAGCGGTCGTCAATGTTGGCGCCGCAACCGACGTCGGTACGACCGAACTCGCGTTCAGCGAAACTCCGTACAACTCCGCCGCGGACGCCGCTGCGGGCAATGAGGTCGTCGCGGTCGCCGAGACCCCGCAGCCGACCGCTCCGCCCAGCGACGGCGATGGTGGCCGCTGGCAAGTCGTTAACTCCGAAAAGATCACCAGCATCTACATGGCGATGTTCCTGGCGCTGATCGGCGGCGGGTTGCTCAACTTCATGCCGTGCGTGCTGCCGGTCGTCGGTCTGAAGATCATGGCTTTCGCGCATCAGGGGGGCGAGCATCGGGCTCGCGTCCTTGGTTTGAACGTCGTCTATACGCTTGGTTTGCTGTCGGTCTTCTGGGCCCTCGCCTTGTTGGCGATCGGGGCGCATGTCCTGGGAGAATCGGCCGGCGGCGACGCCACGGCCCAAGGTTGGGGCTCGCAGTTCGGTAACCCCTGGTTCTCGATTCCGCTGCTCAGCTTGGTCTTTGTGATGGCCCTCAGTTTTTTGGGCGTGTGGGAACTGCAGATCCCGGGCTTTGTCGGCGGTTCGACCGCGGGCGAGTTGACCTCCCGCGAAGGTTACAGCGGCGCCTTCTTCAAAGGGATCTTCACCACGCTCTTGGCGACTCCTTGTAGCGGGCCGTTTTTAGGGCCGGTGTTTGGGTTTACCTTGGCGAGCGAGCCTTACGTCACCTTCCTGGTCTTTACCTGCATCGGCCTCGGCATGGCTTCGCCCTATCTGTTGATCGCCGCCTTCCCGTCGATGATTCGCTTTCTGCCGAAGCCGGGCGCTTGGATGGAGACGTTCAAGAACCTGATGGGCTTCGTCCTACTCGGCACGGTTGTCTATATGTTGACCATCGTGGACAAAGACTACTTCCTGCCGACCTTGGCATTGCTGGTCTTTCTAGGCGTTAGCTGTTGGATCCTGCAATTGACGCCGCCAGCGTCAGAGTTCGGCACATCGATGAAATACTGGGGCGCCGCGATCGCGGTCGCTGTGGTTGGCGCCTATGGCTCGTTTACGCTGCTGGTGCATGGCGAAACCGAGATCGCGTGGCAATACGTCGCCGAGTCGGAATACGCCACCATCGAAGATGACCTGATTTCGCTGCAGCAGTCGGGGCAAACCGTGATGGTCGACTTTACGGCGACCTGGTGCCCGAACTGCAAGTACAACTTCGCTTCGGCAATCGATACCGAGGAAGTCGCAGCGGTCGTTTCGGCCAACTCCATCGTGCCGAAGATCATCGACTATACCAACGAAGACCCGCCGCTGAAGGCGCTGCTCAATGGCTTGGGTTACAACTCGATCCCGATGTTCGCCGTCTTCCCGGCCAACCGTCCCGGCGAAGTCTATGTGCTGAGCGACGTCATCACCAAGCAAGACGTGATCAAGGTCCTGCAGGAAGCGGGCCCGTCCAGCGCAACGGCCGCAGCTAGCGAAAGCTCGCCCACCGCCAAGACCGCGATGGCGGGGCACTAG